Proteins encoded together in one bacterium window:
- a CDS encoding phosphatidylglycerophosphatase A, which yields MKIIEKFKEICFLAATFGVVGNWRFGYMVASLATIPFLYFLRSLYWLDQQVFFYFLMALFTAVMIIIHTALQYPTDKEPSCIVLDRALGFTIAFFGTPLNLKFLIVGFILFHASNFLQPIVWYQVVHKQLERLPGFLGIVASDILAGVSVNLFFRFILWMSH from the coding sequence ATGAAGATAATTGAAAAATTTAAAGAGATTTGTTTTCTTGCAGCAACCTTTGGCGTTGTTGGTAACTGGCGCTTTGGATATATGGTTGCCAGCCTAGCAACCATACCTTTTTTATATTTTTTGCGTTCATTGTATTGGCTTGATCAGCAAGTTTTTTTCTATTTTTTGATGGCGCTTTTTACTGCGGTTATGATCATCATTCATACCGCCTTGCAATATCCAACAGACAAAGAGCCGTCATGTATTGTGCTTGATCGTGCGCTTGGCTTTACGATTGCTTTTTTTGGTACGCCACTTAATTTAAAATTTTTGATCGTTGGATTTATTCTTTTTCATGCATCAAATTTTTTGCAGCCAATTGTGTGGTATCAAGTTGTTCATAAACAGTTAGAGCGCCTTCCTGGCTTTTTGGGTATTGTTGCGAGCGATATCTTGGCTGGCGTGAGTGTTAATTTATTTTTCCGCTTTATTTTGTGGATGTCACACTAA
- a CDS encoding NAD(P)-dependent glycerol-3-phosphate dehydrogenase, which produces MNKQIAVLGAGAWGTAIAQLLATNGHDVLLWALEPEVVSAIETTRINQPYLPGITLHKKISVTADLAVAVRDKKWIFEAIPVAFLRSLLERAKPHVSDETVWVALSKGIERETLLLPTEIVCDVYGKKTSVAVLSGPTFAQELVAQQISAAAIASPDKVVLKELAGMLANNFFKPYTSTDTVGVQLGGSMKNVLALAVGIAQGHNCASNTTAYLLTVGLDEISRLIIHCGGKTDTVYGLSGLGDIMLTCFGSLSKNLRAGTLLGKNRSIEALKKDFTTLPEGINTAQTINQLLAREGLTLPLFCWAYSYLFETACFEDLFVSLRAHQQL; this is translated from the coding sequence GTGAATAAGCAGATTGCGGTTTTGGGTGCAGGTGCATGGGGTACAGCAATTGCTCAATTGTTGGCAACTAATGGCCATGATGTTTTGTTGTGGGCATTGGAACCTGAAGTAGTGAGTGCCATTGAAACAACACGCATTAATCAACCGTATTTGCCTGGTATTACTTTGCATAAAAAGATTTCGGTTACTGCCGATCTTGCGGTGGCGGTACGAGATAAAAAATGGATTTTTGAAGCGATTCCCGTTGCGTTTTTACGTTCTCTGCTCGAGCGTGCAAAGCCGCACGTTTCTGATGAGACGGTGTGGGTGGCGTTGAGCAAAGGAATTGAACGAGAAACGCTCTTACTGCCGACCGAAATTGTTTGTGATGTTTATGGTAAAAAAACGTCAGTTGCGGTTTTGAGTGGCCCCACCTTTGCTCAGGAACTGGTGGCACAACAAATCAGTGCTGCAGCAATTGCTTCTCCTGACAAAGTGGTATTAAAAGAGTTGGCGGGCATGTTGGCAAACAATTTTTTTAAGCCGTACACATCGACTGATACCGTTGGGGTGCAACTTGGCGGGAGCATGAAAAATGTTTTAGCGCTTGCAGTGGGGATAGCACAGGGGCATAATTGTGCGTCGAACACAACCGCGTATTTATTGACCGTTGGTCTGGACGAAATCAGTCGTTTAATTATTCATTGTGGCGGTAAAACTGATACGGTTTATGGCTTGTCTGGTCTTGGCGATATCATGCTGACCTGTTTTGGTTCGCTGAGCAAAAACTTACGAGCCGGTACGTTGTTGGGAAAAAATCGTTCAATTGAAGCATTGAAAAAAGATTTTACAACTTTGCCTGAAGGTATTAATACGGCTCAAACTATTAATCAGCTTTTGGCGCGGGAAGGTTTAACGTTGCCACTTTTTTGCTGGGCTTATTCATATCTTTTTGAGACGGCGTGTTTTGAAGATTTGTTTGTTTCTTTGCGTGCTCATCAGCAGCTTTAA
- a CDS encoding HAD family phosphatase — translation MNDLKQKIKAIIFDMDGTILNTEALWDLSTKDLLQHHNITNISQEQEEILSKLTGMDAIASARLFKEYFSLPGTLEEIAQLQDAMAMNHLKTGMQFIHGFIAFQKKLVEHGIPHGVATNTRKTPFMFIIEVMKLDNLFGEHLYCVDDVGNRSKPDPALFLFAAEKLGVKPEECLVFEDTVHGFKAAQAAGMKCIAIQNETNKDLLHYVHGSITTYDHAEELLKKL, via the coding sequence ATGAATGATCTCAAACAAAAAATTAAAGCCATTATTTTTGATATGGACGGCACCATCCTGAACACCGAAGCTTTGTGGGACCTGTCAACAAAGGACCTCTTACAACATCATAACATCACCAACATAAGTCAAGAACAGGAAGAGATTTTATCAAAACTCACCGGCATGGACGCTATAGCCAGTGCTCGCCTTTTTAAAGAATATTTCTCATTGCCTGGCACCTTAGAAGAAATCGCTCAGCTGCAGGATGCCATGGCCATGAACCACCTTAAAACGGGCATGCAATTTATTCATGGCTTTATTGCTTTTCAAAAAAAGCTTGTTGAGCACGGCATCCCACATGGCGTTGCCACCAATACACGCAAAACACCTTTTATGTTTATTATCGAAGTCATGAAACTTGATAATCTTTTTGGCGAGCATTTGTACTGTGTTGACGACGTTGGCAATCGCTCAAAGCCAGACCCTGCACTCTTTCTTTTTGCTGCTGAAAAACTTGGCGTTAAACCAGAAGAGTGCTTAGTATTTGAAGACACGGTACATGGTTTTAAAGCCGCACAAGCGGCCGGCATGAAATGCATTGCTATTCAAAATGAAACGAATAAAGATTTATTGCACTATGTTCATGGCTCTATCACGACGTATGATCACGCTGAAGAACTTTTAAAAAAATTATAG
- the lspA gene encoding signal peptidase II codes for MIKRIMLFVSSCAVLIGLDQLSKWWALVNLMDSDKVLTHNLTLSFAWNRGISWSFFSETSATGYIILSGFIAAVIVIFGTYTIIRFFNHHKSLSEIMVLSGAISNFIDRLVHGAVIDFIDVHYAAWHWPTFNIADSFVVVGVCGILMKHFFYEDN; via the coding sequence GTGATTAAGCGAATAATGTTATTTGTATCTTCGTGTGCCGTTTTGATTGGCCTTGACCAACTTTCAAAGTGGTGGGCACTGGTAAACCTTATGGATAGCGATAAAGTGTTGACTCATAATCTTACGCTTTCGTTTGCATGGAACCGAGGTATTAGTTGGAGTTTTTTTAGTGAAACATCAGCAACAGGCTATATCATTTTAAGTGGGTTTATTGCGGCGGTTATTGTGATTTTTGGGACGTACACAATTATTCGTTTTTTTAATCATCATAAAAGCTTGTCAGAAATAATGGTACTTTCTGGTGCCATTTCCAATTTCATTGATCGGTTGGTGCATGGTGCGGTTATTGATTTTATTGATGTGCATTATGCTGCATGGCATTGGCCGACCTTTAATATAGCAGATTCGTTTGTTGTTGTGGGTGTTTGTGGCATTTTAATGAAACATTTTTTTTATGAAGATAATTGA
- the uppS gene encoding di-trans,poly-cis-decaprenylcistransferase — protein MQMQHLAIIPDGNRRWAAKNKLESVFGHRKGMDTLRFAIQVCLKNSIKYLSLYTFSLENFSRSQAEQSYFFKLFFEFKKEVPDLVARGVSVRFLGDRSYFPQDVLSVIDEVEEKTKSCNTLFLNLLFCYGSQQEIVFAARSLAKKVQQGEMKLEDITADSLKNSLWTSGMPDPDLIIRTGNTIRVSNFLLFQAAYSEYMFLDCFWPEVTEEILQECVNKFDTIKRNIGA, from the coding sequence ATGCAGATGCAGCATCTTGCGATTATTCCCGATGGAAATAGAAGATGGGCGGCGAAAAACAAGCTCGAGTCTGTCTTTGGGCATCGCAAAGGTATGGATACGTTGCGATTTGCCATTCAGGTTTGTTTGAAAAATAGTATAAAATATCTTTCGCTTTATACCTTTTCTCTCGAAAATTTTTCTAGATCTCAAGCAGAGCAGAGTTATTTTTTTAAGCTATTTTTCGAATTTAAAAAAGAAGTACCTGATTTGGTGGCACGAGGCGTTTCGGTGCGTTTTCTTGGCGATCGTTCCTATTTTCCTCAGGATGTTCTTTCGGTCATTGATGAAGTTGAAGAAAAAACAAAATCATGCAACACGCTTTTTCTGAACTTGCTTTTTTGCTATGGCTCTCAACAAGAGATTGTTTTTGCGGCGCGTTCTTTGGCAAAAAAAGTTCAACAGGGGGAAATGAAGCTTGAAGATATTACGGCAGACTCTCTTAAAAATTCTTTATGGACATCTGGCATGCCAGACCCAGATCTTATTATTCGTACCGGTAATACGATTCGCGTGAGCAATTTTTTGTTGTTTCAAGCAGCTTATAGCGAATATATGTTTTTAGATTGTTTTTGGCCTGAAGTTACTGAAGAAATTTTGCAAGAGTGTGTAAACAAATTTGATACGATTAAACGAAATATTGGGGCTTAG
- a CDS encoding HAD family phosphatase: MIEIKKKIKAIIFDMDGTILNTEALWGLATNDLLQHHNITNVTPEQQKILSNLDGMGSMTRARLFKECFSLPGSLEEITQLQDMMAVNRFKTGMQFIHGFIAFQKKLVEHGIPHGIATNTRKTPFMFIIEVMKLDNLFGQHLYCVDDVDNRPKPDPALFLFVAEKLGVKPEECLVFEDTVHGFKAAQAAGMKCIAIQNDTNKDLLHHVHGSITSYDHAEELLKKIIGILKHE, encoded by the coding sequence ATGATTGAAATCAAAAAAAAGATTAAAGCTATTATTTTTGATATGGATGGTACCATTCTCAATACTGAAGCTTTGTGGGGATTGGCAACCAACGATCTTTTACAACATCACAACATCACCAACGTAACTCCTGAACAGCAAAAAATATTATCAAATCTTGATGGCATGGGATCTATGACCAGAGCCCGTCTTTTCAAAGAATGCTTCTCGCTACCAGGCTCCTTGGAAGAAATAACTCAATTGCAAGATATGATGGCCGTAAACCGTTTTAAAACAGGCATGCAATTTATTCATGGCTTTATTGCCTTTCAAAAAAAGCTTGTTGAGCACGGCATCCCGCACGGCATTGCTACCAACACACGCAAAACACCTTTTATGTTTATTATCGAAGTCATGAAACTTGATAATCTTTTTGGGCAGCATTTGTACTGCGTTGACGATGTTGACAATCGTCCCAAACCAGACCCTGCACTCTTTCTTTTTGTTGCTGAAAAACTTGGCGTTAAACCTGAAGAGTGCTTAGTGTTTGAAGACACGGTACATGGTTTTAAAGCCGCACAAGCTGCCGGCATGAAATGCATTGCTATTCAAAATGATACCAATAAAGATTTATTGCACCATGTTCATGGCTCTATCACTAGCTACGACCACGCCGAAGAACTCTTAAAAAAAATTATAGGGATCTTAAAACATGAATGA
- a CDS encoding HAD family phosphatase — MEDLKYKIKAVIFDMDGTIIKTEHIWKKVTLDVLKLQGVETLSDEDQTFLDSLAGMSLPKSAVELKTRFNLPASADEVFNLKLALANTYFFKAMEFIPGFEQFHTKLQQYNIPSGLATNAHPDHLKTIVETMNFKRLFGENIYSIEHVQKPKPDPDLFLHTAAMLGVKPEECIVFEDSIHGFKAAQAAGMKCIALKNNNNKNILDLAQDAIDSYDQAEDALRKI, encoded by the coding sequence ATGGAAGATCTTAAGTACAAAATAAAAGCAGTCATTTTTGATATGGATGGCACCATAATCAAAACTGAACACATTTGGAAAAAGGTAACCCTCGATGTTCTCAAACTCCAAGGAGTAGAAACGTTAAGCGACGAAGATCAGACGTTCCTTGATTCTCTTGCCGGCATGTCGTTGCCAAAGTCAGCTGTTGAATTAAAAACACGATTTAATTTACCAGCTTCTGCAGACGAGGTTTTTAATCTTAAACTTGCCTTGGCAAACACGTATTTTTTTAAAGCTATGGAATTCATTCCTGGGTTTGAACAATTTCATACCAAACTTCAGCAGTATAATATTCCTTCAGGTCTTGCTACAAACGCACATCCAGACCATCTGAAGACAATTGTCGAGACAATGAATTTTAAACGACTGTTTGGTGAGAATATTTATTCCATTGAACACGTCCAAAAACCAAAGCCAGATCCGGACCTTTTTTTGCACACGGCAGCAATGCTTGGTGTAAAACCTGAAGAATGCATTGTGTTTGAAGATTCTATACACGGCTTTAAAGCAGCACAAGCTGCCGGCATGAAATGTATAGCTCTTAAAAACAACAATAATAAAAACATTCTTGACCTTGCTCAAGATGCTATAGATAGCTATGACCAAGCAGAAGATGCATTAAGAAAGATTTAA
- a CDS encoding ComF family protein → MLDELLSFFYPAACFSCGTIMPPRAVVCCQACESVIKPVVSLPLALTKKHTMNVAAGCAYLDPVKKLVVRKFSQDMRASRQLAAIMIAAIPKNYFEADYLIPIPLHWTRYARRGFNQSLVIARMLGKHYNIPVLNVLSRHKRTAFQSTLTHDLRHENVIDAFKLRTFFGLRCFEHLRGKRLVLVDDLCTTGSTLVSAAKVLHALKPEGINAVVACRAL, encoded by the coding sequence ATGTTGGACGAACTACTTTCATTTTTTTATCCTGCTGCCTGTTTTTCGTGTGGCACGATCATGCCGCCGCGTGCGGTGGTGTGTTGCCAGGCGTGCGAGTCGGTTATTAAGCCGGTGGTTTCTTTGCCGCTGGCTTTAACAAAAAAACACACGATGAATGTGGCTGCTGGGTGTGCGTATCTCGATCCGGTAAAAAAATTAGTTGTACGCAAATTTAGTCAAGACATGCGCGCGAGCCGTCAATTGGCGGCTATCATGATTGCTGCTATTCCTAAAAATTATTTTGAAGCAGACTATCTAATTCCCATACCTTTGCATTGGACACGCTACGCGCGCCGTGGTTTTAACCAATCGTTGGTTATTGCGCGTATGCTGGGCAAGCATTACAATATTCCCGTGCTGAATGTTTTGTCGCGTCACAAGCGTACCGCTTTTCAATCAACATTAACGCATGATCTTCGTCATGAGAATGTGATTGATGCGTTTAAGTTGAGAACATTTTTTGGCTTGCGTTGCTTTGAACATTTACGCGGTAAGCGCTTAGTGCTGGTTGATGATTTATGTACAACGGGCTCAACGTTGGTTAGCGCTGCCAAGGTGCTGCATGCTCTCAAACCTGAAGGCATTAACGCTGTAGTGGCGTGTCGGGCTCTTTAG
- a CDS encoding HAD family phosphatase translates to MNDLKQKIKAVIFDMDGTILKTEHLWRQATYDILQQYNVLNLTPEQQKVLAAVDGMELVVQARVLKENFNLPGTPEELAHLKITNAMRNFEHKVNFIDGFESFQQKLVQNNIPHGIATNAHKGPFRVIAQTMNLDKFFGPHLYCTDDVQNRSKPDPALFLFVAQKLGVKPEECLVFEDTVQGFQAAQAAGMKCIAIENDNNKDFLQYTNGSVKSYDQAEELIKNL, encoded by the coding sequence ATGAATGATCTCAAACAAAAAATTAAAGCCGTGATTTTTGATATGGACGGCACTATTTTAAAAACTGAACATTTATGGCGCCAAGCTACGTATGATATTTTACAACAATACAACGTACTGAATTTAACACCAGAACAACAAAAGGTTCTTGCTGCTGTTGATGGCATGGAGCTTGTTGTGCAAGCACGCGTATTAAAAGAAAATTTCAATTTGCCTGGCACACCCGAAGAACTCGCTCATCTCAAAATTACCAACGCCATGCGTAACTTTGAACACAAAGTAAATTTTATTGATGGCTTTGAATCATTTCAACAAAAATTGGTCCAAAATAATATTCCACACGGCATTGCAACAAACGCCCACAAGGGACCATTTCGTGTTATTGCGCAAACCATGAACTTGGATAAATTTTTTGGCCCACATCTGTATTGTACCGACGACGTACAAAATCGTTCAAAACCAGATCCAGCTCTCTTTCTTTTTGTTGCTCAAAAACTTGGTGTTAAGCCTGAAGAATGTTTAGTATTTGAAGACACAGTACAAGGCTTTCAAGCAGCACAGGCTGCCGGCATGAAATGCATAGCTATCGAAAACGATAACAACAAAGATTTTTTGCAATATACTAACGGCTCAGTCAAAAGCTACGACCAAGCAGAAGAATTGATCAAAAATTTGTAG